The Vigna angularis cultivar LongXiaoDou No.4 chromosome 9, ASM1680809v1, whole genome shotgun sequence DNA window TTTATTCTTCAGGTGAAGaaatttttgttcatatttaaCCTGTAGTTCTTGTTATATCATTATCCATGTACTgttcattttagtagttttatattactaaatttggatgttagaaGATTTGTAAAATCACAACATTTTTATTgacttttaaattaatctaaagtatttttaacataaaaattaatatttatgtattttacataattatcaaatatttgtcAGCTATTATAATTTTCATCGTATAAAACGTGAATTAGtcttttatttgatttacaAAATTTGTATCCCAACTTCtcataactttataatattttattagtgaaaatattatgtcaaaatatttaaactcAATCACGTCTGGTTCGATCACAATTCAATTAGGATGAAATCATTCATACTCATACTAATGCCTTCAAAAGTCTAATTTTAGGAACATCGATTTCGTGTTAACATAAACAAATTAGGCAATAAATGTTGATTTAGAAAACAAGCAATTGTGTTGTGTATAGCAAATCAAAGTTGTAAGTCAGTTTCTTCCAGCACTAATTTTCAAATTGTATAAAccaaatccatttttttttaaaaaaaaggtacTTTATATTGTACTatgcaaaaaattattttattattttaattacataatccTAAAAGGACAAAATGAGAAGTTTATCTATATGGAGGCAACTGCCTTGACTTTAATATCTTTAGATTAGAATCCTATCGGATTTGAACACAGGAAATCCTTATTACACACACTATACAGTTCGAAGGAGAAACTCTTTCACCTCTATAACACATCCATAGGTTTTAAAAAACTGACTACATTCAGGCAAGAATATATAATCTGGCAAAAACTGTCAGGCAcatgaaatcaaattttaagAGTAAAAAACCTATCTAAGTACAACAGTGCATCTGAATGTAGTGTCAACTGAGAAATACGTTCACCTTAATTGAAGAGTCTGTTAAGATTATATCCCTTCCGTTATCAGCCTTTGGATGATCAAGGGAATTTAATCTTATTCTAACGTGTAGTGGTAGCATGAAAATAAGATCTCTCACATCACCTTTGGATTGCAATAAAAAAGCAGTCCACGAATCTCTCTCTATTTTCCCAGATCTCTTGGAGGTCAGAATATCAAGTATCCTTGCTGCATGCTCCTCCCGGTTTCCCTCATTTGAGTTTGGGATTCTTCTAAGTTTGCAATGCAGTACAGCGTAAATTATAACCTGTatgaaagaaaagtaatatataaataaataaataaccatTTATAGTTTACAAGCATATTTATAATTAGGTAGAATAGTCCATTTGGTGTTTGAGAATATATGGAGGTTTCTTAATGCtagaaatgaaataaagttCGTGAAAGAAATTTTCATCTCTTACATTCATCCCTTATTTGAGGAAAGTATCTAAATGTTAtcataaaatacaatttaatcCATATATGTAAGGactaaattgttttttaatcataatatgTAGAGACCCCTATTTGAAATGAAGGACCAATGTGCAAGATGGAAATTACTTTTAGGAACTTCTTATTTACTTATTAACATTCCCAgactgaatttaaaaaataaaaaaaaataaaaaaaaaaaaaactgtttacTTTCAAGGACCAtcttaaaaacttatttaatttcaaGACTGAAAAGATCATTCGGCTTTATAACTATTCTGGTTCCTAAGTATGTGCACTATGGGATAACTACAGAAAAGATACATACATGAACCCGAAAATTGATACAAGTTCAAACAAGAGCCAAACAAGACAAGATGAGATCAGCATACCTCGCTTGTTCCAGGGCTAGTACAGACCACACAGCTAATCCGGACTTTCTCATCATCTTCCACTAATGAATTTTTGTCTAGATTATCATCTTGAACATTTATTTCAGATTCAGGTTTTGGAGCGGCAAGATAATCTAATTCATCATACCACTGTTGTGCAACACCAGCCTGCACCAAGAAGACATTAAGTAACTAAGAAGGTAATCAAACTGCTTCACTTAGAAAGTTCCAATTTGCAAAAGAACCTTGTATAAGGATCCTGGAACCTCGTCCATTCCAGAAATTTCAGTAGCTGCACCTCTTGCTTGACACCATATACAAGATTCTTGCAAAGGTTCAACAAGCTCAAAATCCACAGGAATATCAACATTCAAATTTATGTCAATCCTGCCTGTGACACATTCCAGAAAAGTTGTAGACAAACACAAAACGAAAGaatataaaagatataagaACAGCTCATCTAGTTACTAATCCCttattgttggaagtcccatatcaattaaagataaagtcaatttacCTTATATAGGTGGGtgtaaatctcaccttacaTGCCAATTTTGTAAtgttgagttaagtttaaagttcattttttaacataatatcaaAGTCATGGTTAGAACTTATCCTAGAGAAGTTTGTtatttgttagatatattgttCCACTCGCTACCAGACCGCTATCAAACTACTTATTCATGTCTAGTCCCACGTTCAAGATGTATATGTCTTGCGTGAGGAGAGTGTGTAGGAAGCTCcacattaactaaaaataaggtcaatttacaatatataagtaagtgcaaacctcaccttataagccggttttgtaaggttgagttatattaaagtctacttcttaataTATTAAGGTAGAGTTAgattaaagtccacttcttaatatATTAACAACTCCAGAGAGGTACTGATAGGATCTAAGGTAAAAGGATAGAAGGCGGGAAAATGAGAGCGGTTAGGAAAGGCGGGATGGGAGATCTTATATAAATAGAGTTCTATTCTTTGTTAGAAGGCAGCTAGTCATATTCTTTTGTGAGAAGGGTTAGGCTCCCGTTAGAtggagggaggttatgctcccagaTACTGATTGTACACTACTTTCGTTGATGAGAATACAGATAATTCATTCTTTTCCAATTGTTTTTCTTGCTGTGATTGTGTGAGTGAATTGTCTggttaggttccaaacccaggaacctaacaaattggtccaAACTGCCGGATTATCAAGGGAGCGTTGCTGCCGGATCGATAGAGCGGAGGAAAAGCGTGAGGGAAGAAACTGCCGGCTAGAGGAAGAGGAGGGCGAGAGAACTGCCGGATCTGTTTCGGAGGGAAGAAGAGCTAGCGAGGAGAAACGGGAACAACGACTGTTGGATCCAATTAAAGGCGGAGCAAGACGGTGGGCAAGCTACTGCTTGGGAGAATAGAATCGAAGGGAGGATAAGcgtgatggaaggaagagacaatACCTGGGAGAGGAGGACCAGCGAAAGAAGCATGGCAGAATACAGAAGAAATATGGAAGAAATACGGCAAGAAACGGCCGCGATGCGTCAAGACTTACAAGAAATCATGCAAAGGCTGGGTGGACGAAACAGGAACTAGGATGGACACGCAGATGGGGGCCAAGCGTCCGTCAACGGGAATCGGAGGGTGAGGCAGAAAGACGAAGGAGGAAGGGAAGGCGAAcatactgaggggcaaaacaacTGGCGGAAACGGGTGGCGCTACCCGTCTTCGAGGGGATCGATCCGCTGAACTGGATCAATCGCGCAGAGAAATTGTTCGAGTTACGAAGGGTATTGGAGGAGGAAAAGGTGCACCTAGCCGATATCAGTATGGAGGGGAGCGCTGGCTACTGGTTCAGAGCAtggaaggagaaagccaagaatCTTTCCTGGGATGGCTTGAAGGAAGCCCTGGTGATAAGGTTTGGAACCATTGTTGAGCGTTTGGCGGCATCGAAACAGATGGGGACGGTGGAAGAGTATGTACAGGGAGGCGAAAAGGTAAGGAAAGGGAGCGGGATAGAAGACGAGTCATCTAGGGGACAAACGAGAGGTGAGGCGACACGATCCGAGACCAATAGCTATAACCCAGGCCGATCGAGAGTTGCCGAGCGGTCCGAGGCCAAGTGCTATAGCCCAGGCCGATCGGCAGTAACCGAGGAACATcttcaagacatcaagaaagcaAAGCAACCATCAAAAAAAGGGGAAAATTCAATACAAACCCAACTTTCAGAGAACCTGGAAGATCTTGCATCAACTCTGTTCAGGTTGTTAACTCGAGCCGAATGGTTGAAGGTAGGGGGAGGAACCGAATGGTGCAAAGATAGGGAAAAGAGAGCCGAACGGTATAAAGATAGTGGGAAGAGAGCCGAACGGTATAAAGATAGTGGGAAGAGAGCCAAACGATAGAAGAGGTTATTAGAGTCGAACGGTTGAAGGGAACGATAGCCGAACGGTTGAAGGGAACGATAGCCGAACGGTAGAAAAGCATGGGAAAGCAAGCCGAGCGGTATAAAGATAGGaagaagaaaaccgaacggtagaaaaGCATGGGAAAGCAAGCCGAGCGGTATAAagatagggagaagaaaaccgaacggtggAAAAGCGTGGGAAAgcaaaccgaacggtataaagatAGCGAGAAGaaagccgaacggtataaaGATAGGAAGAAGAGAGTTGAACGGTAGAAGAAGTTATTTTACAGGGAAGGATAAGAAGCTCCTCGCTTTCAAGGAAATAATGCAGACACGAAAAGGGTCCCATAAAGTTTGTATCTCATCtcgaccaccacccaagcctcctgaATAGAATTGGAGGGCATAATCAGTGGGTTCCCTTCATAAAATAACAAGATGATAAAGAGGAGCCAAGAGATCAAGTTTTTcggttccaaccttgaggacaaggttgttttgcagcgAGGTGTAATGATAGGATCTAAGGTAAGAGGATAGAAGGCGGAAAAATGAGAGAGCGGTTAGGAAAGGCGGGATGGGAGATCTTATATAAATAGAGTTATATTCTTTGTTAGAAGGCAGCTAGTCATATTCTTTtgtttagacaggtcttggacCTTGTGAGGGGGGTTAGGCTCCCGTTAGAtggagggaggttatgctcccataTACTGATTGTATGCTACTTTCATTGATGAGAATACAGATAATTCATTCTTTTCCAATTGTTTTGATTGTGTGAGTGAGTTGTCTggttaggttccaaacccaggaacctaacagGTACTATGTATCGTTGGGATAAAAATATCCTAATATCTCTATAGTAATTACGAAAAATATCCATAGAATCAACACACTCATTTCAGCTGGTCTATATTTCCTTTTTCAAGAGAGTGTGATTGTTACAAATGGAGGAGTTGAGAACATAATTAGCATGGCtgtaaataataaagtatttatttgCTCTCTCTCTCATtattcaagttggtatcagagctcccaATCTTGGGAGCTTGTTTCCACTGCCACCACTCCCAACCACTGGCTGCTGCTGTCCTCCTTGAAGATAATGGTGAAAGTCTGTGTTTTTTTCCTCAATGGCTGAGAAAAAATTTACTTCTATGGGTCCTAATGATCTTCTGAACGTGGCAGATCCCTACCTTTTGATGgccaaaattatttataatggaGCTAATACATTTGGAAGATTCTAAGAGGATGATCAAGATTAGACCACATTGATGTTGGAGGACTGAGGACCAGGGTCAAATGACCCTGATTTGAGATTTGGGGTAATGAAAATTCATTGATCATAACTTGAATGTGGCCCTGATTTGAGATTTGGGGGATAATGAAAATTCATTGATCATAACTTGAATGTGGCATTCCATAGTCCCTCAGATAagtcaaaattttgttttgttctgcCAAAGAAATATGGAATGACCTAAAAATAACTCCTctttgaaaaatgattttgcTGCCttttattacattgaaagcaaGGTGCTTAATACCAGACAAGGTTCTctcaatatcaaaatatcatgaATTATTGAATGGGTTGTGGATCGAACCAGATAGTGCCATAATTTGAATATGTGCAAATCAAATGATGCCTCAAATGCTTAAAGCATTGAAAGAGTAAGAATTTGATAGACAAGGGAGTATAGGTAGAGGGTTTGGAAAGTATACTACAGAAAGAAATTTCAGAACAAAAGAAGTTAGTTGTTATGGGTATAGACCAAAACTAATTAAGACTATGTTTAAAGCTTACTGTAGGATGacatttgatccaggaggagttCATGTGGAtcacaagaaaaataaagtcaTTCAAAGATGGCCTACTCCTAAGAATGTTAGGAGCTTCTTCAACAATAAAATCATGTTTGTCCAAAATAAAGTCGACCCTCCatatttgaggacaaatccttctCAAGTCTCACCCAGCAACTTTCTCTCTCGTGCAGCACCTGTGTCAGAGCGTTTCAGCAACACGTTTTGCTCATTTTTCTCACATGTTAAATATGGAATTCGTGCAGCTACATGTGGCTTGTGATCCTTGCATCATAATACCTGATGATCAGGAGGGTAGTTTAGGGCCAATTGAGAGGCTGAATGGATCTATAAATTCAGCACTCTCCCCTAGTATTGATACTTTTGAATGTTAGTAGAGTTACGCTGTTGAGATTACTCTAGCCTTCCTCTTTTCGAAAGTCACTTACTACAGAGTCTCCCAGAGCCTCCTCTAGCCCCTTCCCCTAGTTAAGGTGTAGCCTTCTTAGGCAAACCGTTTCCATATACCACAACCATCATTTGACCGAACCTTTGCCTCAATTCATTATTCCGCTACGTCCTTCATTCATCTGCACGTGTTCATGACCATTAGGAGGGTTTCCCTACGTCATCACACATGTTAGGGATTCAGTCTATGCCTCTCTCTTTTATATCAACACCTTAATTTTAGGGATTTCTTAAAAACAAATCTACATATATTATTCAGTCAATCTATATTTATTGTACTGTAAATATACAATATTTACACCCATATTTCAACAGATTGAGTGTGAGAAGTAATCACACAATTCCTGTATCATCTCAAATGCACAATTTTAACAAGGATCCTAATTAAACTCGAAGACCCAAATTAAACAACGAAACAAATCACCTAAGATACTCTAAACCAAGATAATATCAGATATttctaaaaatttgaaattttaaattcataaatacactgctttaaaatgtaaattaaccTGGTAGCAAATCAAGATATTCCACATGATCAATCGGTGTACCCAAAAGTCCATTTCCACTGTCAAACCAGGATAATCAAGAAGTCAACTTTTCTATTAGAATTGAGGACAGAATAGGATCATGCATATCTCCAAATGGGAAAAAAAGAATGTCCTTAGTCATTACAAGGAATATTACAGCCATATACCTAGCCGATGTGGCATCTTAACACATCTAGGACTAGATATTTGCAGCACAAAGTTCGCAAGACTGGACAAGTGTGACATTACATCAAGAAAGGATGGGCTGAGTTAAGTATATACTAGACGTATCTCAATGCCAAAGCTTACTCAAGGGAAGAGAGAATTTCCAAAATGATTAAAAGGTACTTTGACCATATGCCTACCTAATGAAGGATCTTAACAGATTCACTGGAAACAATCTTACATTCTAACATGGacagaaacagaaaaaattagTTTCTGAATAAAAGAAATCTATACAAGTTCTTTGAGAAAATAACTTACGCAGCATAAAATGTTTCCAGGGGGAAATTCAGCCAATAAGGTAATCCAAGTATCCCTAGATTAGATAATCGGAAGTTTGAACAGACTCCAGATTCTCCACAAACCTTCAAAATCCTCTGTCCAACTAGTGAGACAAAATTAGGAGTGAATAATCTCAACAAATGCATCCACAGAGAAAGATAGCCTTAACTAAAATGGAGAAAACTACCTGGATCACAAACAAAAATGTGATTTTGCAAGGTTGCAAGTGAAGATAAAAGATCAGAATGTGGTAGGGCCCCAAGTAAAGAGCCGCTCTTAGTTTCATGTTGAAACCAGTCAAAGGGAACCCGATCTATGACAGATAAACGTTTCATGATTGAATGCCCACAGATCTCAAGAATTCTTGGATAacctaaataaatataacaaagaaTCCATCAGTTCTAGCTAGATACAAGATTGTTTAAACAAGTGACCATATAAGGATTATAGAATCAAACCTTCCAAAACTTCATTCATCTTTCCTGAACTGATATCCAAGACCCACAAAGTTCGAAACCTAAAAGTATCAATGATAGTATAAAGGTAAGGAAGGAATATTACTTGAACTATAGCCCTTACTATCATTCTTAACCAAGAAAATTTAGTCATAAGAAAAggaatattgaaaaaaaaaatcatgatgtTCAACACAATAcaagatttgaaatttaatgAACAATGAGGCACAAGGGATACTGATGAATTATAGCAAAACACATTACTACTTACCCTCCTAAACATAAGGTATTCTGCCACCCCACAAACTTTCAAAGTCTACACTAGAGCCTGACTCTTCTTTGGAGAAATAAGAAAAACTCAACTCCTTAGACGGAAAGGCTTGAACATTTTACATGTAAATATTCTCTCAATTGTTTTTCACCACTTCAAAACAGAGAATGATGAAATAAATAGCAGTCTAAGTTCCAATTCCTATCTTAAATTTGACTGAATTTCAAGTCAGAAACACTAACCGAAGCAACCGTGTCAtctataaaaatgaaagaaataaagtttATCTTTCATTAATTCTATGTTGTGCTTGACAAATGTAACACCAAAACAATCTACGAAATCGAGTTATCATGATATCAAGTCAGTAACACTTTGCATCTCAACTAACAATTCTGATTTTAGTGACCAAGTGTTGGCAACCAAAGCCCAATGGTTCCATCATTGAGCAAATTGTTGCCCTGTCAATATTGGAAAAAGTTAGTTTGGTAAGGagattaaatatacttttaataacTTCTAATAACAAGAAAACaatattgtttttcaatataatGAATGTTTTCCGTTAAAAAGTAATGTGTTAGGTTTCTTGGGAACAAGAAACTGGGTTTTCAGATTCAATAAAGAAATAAACACTCAAATCTTAGTGCACAACGTAAGATAAtactttaattaaagaaaacataatacAGAAACCATCCAAGAGCTTCCAAGGGAAAAAATTCCCTTCAACACAGGTTAAGACCTGGTTCTGAATAAACTACTCAACACCAGAACTAGAACACTCCCCCTccttaaaagacaaaaactACCTAACTACTAATTAAAACTTCCCCTAACTGCTGTTTAAACCCCTCCTAACTACCCCTAACCACTTCATACTAACTTCTATGTTTTATTTCTCCCAACTATCTAAAAGCGGTCTACAAACTGTCTAATACATTACATATCCTATCATAATCTCTCTATTTTAGACTTCTTAAAATTTGCCTATAGGCACACAAATGTCAAACTGTTGTTTAAACTCCTCCTAACTACCCCTAACCACTTCATACTAACTTCTATGTTTTATTTCTGCCCAACTATCTAAAAGCGGTCTACAAACTGTCTAATACATTACATATCCTATCATAATCTCTCTATTTTAGACTTCTTAAAATTTGCCTATAGGCACACAAATGTCAAACTGTTGATAAAAGGGTGCACCAGTCATTTTAAAATACTTGTAACTTTCAGTCATTTTTAAATTCCTGTTTAATGCAATAGTTATAAGCATAAGGGACAGATGATGCAAGAGAGAGAAATCAAAGACCTCAATAAATTTGGGTTATCTGTGAgatgaagattttttttctctaaactcCAATGCAGAcatagcaaaaaaaaaacagaggtGTGGTCAATCCATTCTTAAATGACAGTTAGATTTCACTGAAAACATCAAGTGATCTGGTCTAGGCTTTAAAGTTTCTGTGCATGACAGAATGATCGATCCAAAACAATATTAATGCCGTAGCCAAGGAGAAGGCCTTACAGATTTGTAGATAAAGAGGCCAAATACTACTAGAGCGTAGATGCAAGTACAAAGTGAATATATGAGTGGAGGAGCTGAGTTATTGAGAGTATAAATGAGAAAGAATATAGATCTGACACATCATACAGAAAGAGGAATACATTATATTCAGTTTCAGCTTCCAACTTTGGAActgttagaataattatatcTATGTATAATCATTAAATCTTGGCAGGGTGTAGTATGCTATATCATTTATTAGTTGTACCTAGTTCTGCACCTAGGGGTCTAGTACAGTCCCTTACTATTCCATGTATTATggtattttcattatatatagaATGATAGTGAGAGGGATCTCTAAGTCCTCTAGAAATACTTTACaatttcaatctcaagttggtatcagaggaACTCTATTCCTACTCTGTCTTTATTGTCACTGCTGGCTGGCTGATGGCCGTCACCTCCGGTggccttaaaaatttcatcttttctgaAATACCTCAATGAGCAATCCCGCTCTCCTAATAATATCAGATAATTCCAGTGCCTTTTTTAGCTGTTTCCCACCGCCCGGCACTGTCCGCCGCCTACCACTATCAACTGTCGTCCATCATCGGCCACCGCCATAGTTTAGTCCGGCAACCAGTGGATCTGAATCGCCTCCTTGAGCAATGGCCAACCCCGCCAGTGTCGAGGGCTAGTTCTCATCTAGGCGCCGCCACAGGCGCCACATCTGTCTGACATCCGCCGCCGCCGCCATCACGTTTTCTCCAGCGAAGTGATGGAAACCTACTTAGGGAAGTCCATTAAAAGGAGCAccaacttaagctaaggctaaaaaagggaagttgaagaagGACTTTTAAAAGCTCttccttgattttctttctctaagtgTAAGGGGCTGGCAAGTATATGAGAGAAGGAAGTATAGGGGAGAGAGAGAAGGGGACCAAACGGTAGACAAGGGGGAGCGACCAGGTCGAACGGTAGAAGGCGGGGAGCGAGTTGGCCGAACGGTAGACGAGGGGGAACAACCAGAGCGAAGCGGGGAGCGAGGTGGCCGAACGGTAGACGAGGGGGAGCGACCAGACCGAATGGTTGGAAGCAGCGAGGAAGCATCCTAACTGTCACAACGGTTAGGATGGGCGGGAAACTAATTAGAGTAATAAGAGAGATATTCTGAGAAGATATTCAGCAAAACATAATTAGAGTAAACAAAGCCATATCTTAGTATAATATTCGATATAagttaaatatagtaaataaggctaaatatattcatataagatAATTATTGCAAGTAggattattttctaatattcaGTACAAATTGGAAgggaaataattagtataaataaaggggaaGTCTAGGGTTAAAGGTATGCTTTTGATTTATGAGTTTTGTAAGAAAGGTTATGCTCTCAGGTGACTGAAGGAGATTATGCTCTCagttattgtttgttttctttaattcaGTTATTCTTATCAATAAAAGAGGTTTATTCATCCATTTTCTTTATCTATTTATCTGTGAGAGTGCGTGAGAGGTTGTTCTGGTTCCGTTTCCTATTCGGAtacgtaacaattggtccgacctgccggaacGAAGGAGAGGAGTGTGTGGCCAGCCGGTGTGATAGAGAGGAGTGAGAGACATCGTGGAGGGAAGGATGAGTGCAGTCGAAATCAAACTGGAGCACGTAGGGTTGAGTCAGGAGAGCATGCAACTGTCCATAGGAGGAGTGGAGACGAAGGTGAAGGCGATCTGCAAGGATTTACAAGAGCTGATGAGAATGATGGGAGGACGAACCCATCAACTAGATGGGAAGTCCGACGAAAGTCAGGAATCtgttaatggaaaaattaatgaagaggaGGGCAAAAAAGATGGTGGACCGAACGGTGGTGTGCCGAACGGTGGTGGAGAGGGCGGACCGAACGGTGAGAGGGGTAGTGGACCGAACGGTGCTGAACGCCAGGAGGAACATCTG harbors:
- the LOC108347389 gene encoding uncharacterized protein LOC108347389 isoform X2, yielding MEAEYMQSWKECLFVEWLLLLSYKLWGFRNSSVIEKGAGYMLFKNFRSPVIYHEKDASLEILSQAVQELDDKAGGHSKLLDVVRCTSLEQHWIIKDLCSFSPLQNLLLYYPGCVSADESHNRLFFSDCNHHRILVSDGNGEILDCIGSSPGFEDGDFESAKLRRPAGSYYHPTEDCLYFVDSENHAIRKADMGARTVDTLYPTSTSNKGGIHIWNWIMTKLGLESSGKTNVVETSEVFDSKSLHFPWHLLKSVDDTLFIIDRRFRTLWVLDISSGKMNEVLEGYPRILEICGHSIMKRLSVIDRVPFDWFQHETKSGSLLGALPHSDLLSSLATLQNHIFVCDPVGQRILKVCGESGVCSNFRLSNLGILGLPYWLNFPLETFYAAGNGLLGTPIDHVEYLDLLPGRIDINLNVDIPVDFELVEPLQESCIWCQARGAATEISGMDEVPGSLYKAGVAQQWYDELDYLAAPKPESEINVQDDNLDKNSLVEDDEKVRISCVVCTSPGTSEVIIYAVLHCKLRRIPNSNEGNREEHAARILDILTSKRSGKIERDSWTAFLLQSKGDVRDLIFMLPLHVRIRLNSLDHPKADNGRDIILTDSSIKVNVFLS